The genomic stretch CGTCATAAAGACCAGGCTGCTCGTGGCCGAGAAGGAAAAATCATTGGGCCAGTAACATTGATTCTCTTCCCGCCCGCTAGCAGTATCAATTTTGATAACGTTTATTAGCCTAGACGCCGTTTTCCCAATTCTGTTCTCCCCCTACTTTTTCTTGGCGATTGCTGGGGAGGGCCATCTCATCAGAACTGTTTCAGAGCCCGAAGTTTCTTGGTCTTCTTCCTGGAGATGTCGACTTCCTTGTTCCAGACTGTCAAAAGGTAGAACCCTATGGGCAGGATAGATATGGCAAGGATCAAGAGGCTCTCCCTTGTGCCCCAAGCGGTGGCCAAGAACCCGAATCCGATCTCGACCGGGGCCAGCACCATCGTGAAGAGCAGCGTGCCGATTGAAACGACTGTGGACCGGTGCTGCGAGTCCACCCTTTGGTTGATGTAACCGTTCGTGATGGGTCCGACTAGGATCGAGACGGAGTAGATCATGAACTGTATGACGATGGCTGCTGGGGACTTCACGAGGAACACGATCCCGAACGAGCCGACGATTGACAGGAGGATGAACAGCAATGAGCTCTTCTCGCCCAGCCTCCGCTCGATCTTGCCTGCCTGGGTAGCCACGATGCCTCCGACGATTGTGAACGCACCGATGAACAGGCCGATGTAGAAGTAGTTCAGGTTCAGGTCATCGTTCATGTAGACCGATCTGAAGATGGCCATGACGTACAAAGCGATCTCGACGATGATCTGGAACGCGATCAGAACGATGATGGCCCTCGATGTCTTCACGTGGTTCCATCCGACGGTCAGCTGGATTTTGAACGAACCGAACTTGGTCCGGTCCACCTTGGGCTCCCTCAGAAGCAAAACGGTGAAGGAACCCGTGAGACCCACGAACGCGCTTATGATCAGGGTGAGGTCGAGCCTGTCCGGCAGAATGTACTGAACGATGACTCCGCCGGTCACGCACGCCAACGCGGACATTACTGCCATGACCGCCCATGACTTAGCCATCACCCCTATGAACTCGCCAGACCGC from Candidatus Thermoplasmatota archaeon encodes the following:
- a CDS encoding MFS transporter is translated as MAAGDDRIRKYFLFKAVTSFSLWIPFWTLWANKYLDSLFLLTIVDAVFWSTMICFQLPAGLLGDKYGRKLMLFIGEVMFAAGVLAFGLSTEFWQFLASNILWAIGVCFIVSGDTPFLYDTLLELKRSGEFIGVMAKSWAVMAVMSALACVTGGVIVQYILPDRLDLTLIISAFVGLTGSFTVLLLREPKVDRTKFGSFKIQLTVGWNHVKTSRAIIVLIAFQIIVEIALYVMAIFRSVYMNDDLNLNYFYIGLFIGAFTIVGGIVATQAGKIERRLGEKSSLLFILLSIVGSFGIVFLVKSPAAIVIQFMIYSVSILVGPITNGYINQRVDSQHRSTVVSIGTLLFTMVLAPVEIGFGFLATAWGTRESLLILAISILPIGFYLLTVWNKEVDISRKKTKKLRALKQF